A single Branchiostoma floridae strain S238N-H82 chromosome 11, Bfl_VNyyK, whole genome shotgun sequence DNA region contains:
- the LOC118425702 gene encoding tripartite motif-containing protein 2-like, translating into MASNIKKSADFDEQNLEASDSEGGSFQPKAFCPKHEDQILTFYCDPCQTLVCVSCTVVEHRPGDKHNPVEISSIAVKKKEELQKQKAKVKPREKFVRAALNEVKMGLSELSTSADTAIEQATAYFDHLMAMLQDRKEEVITEIDSRRKEAGKCMETQIEVIEFELAGLKSAAEFCKQSLEHGSDVHVIEAEGQARQRVEELLAMPTDLTARPSQVVFSEGMAVADFRDDVARAGCVQVQHTGRVDASKCVVKRKPAVVAFSSIALLYTIGKNGHRCSVDKDDVTATLTDPLGQAIPTQLQETGMGLWEISYTPEVTGNHKLEVKINGRSLTMYPYDVRVQSSHAPVVTIGTWGLCNPTDIAVSINGEIAVVEAGLRRIKTFNTNGDSCRCFLVDGKCPWGIDIDSNRQFVVTFLSTGQAIRVYSHDTILFKTLRLDCLRNPTGVAVLKDGRMVVADKQQKSCLLLKPDGSFIREIGKGQLQYPWFIAVDESRDRFYVTDCRAHKVFVFDLEGKLKFSFGKQGQNEGELECPTGIRVDPAGNIIVINRDNGHLQVFDPDGMYQRTVATVKRGCHQGIALTPDGYLAVVCSHRQWGCIELYRYK; encoded by the coding sequence ATGGCGAGCAACATTAAAAAGTCCGCTGACTTTGACGAGCAGAACCTGGAGGCATCTGATTCTGAAGGTGGCAGCTTTCAGCCCAAAGCCTTCTGCCCAAAGCACGAAGACCAAATCTTAACTTTCTACTGTGATCCTTGTCAGACTTTGGTCTGTGTCTCCTGTACGGTTGTCGAGCACCGACCAGGCGATAAGCACAATCCTGTAGAAATCAGCTCCATCGctgtgaaaaagaaagaagaactacaaaaacaaaaagcaaaagtCAAACCGCGAGAAAAATTTGTTCGGGCTGCACTGAATGAAGTCAAGATGGGATTATCTGAGTTGTCAACATCGGCAGACACAGCGATTGAACAGGCCACAGCATATTTTGATCATCTGATGGCCATGCTTCAAGACAGAAAAGAAGAAGTCATCACAGAAATTGACTCACGCCGCAAGGAGGCTGGAAAATGCATGGAAACCCAGATAGAAGTGATAGAGTTTGAATTGGCAGGATTGAAAAGCGCGGCTGAGTTCTGTAAACAATCCTTGGAACACGGCAGTGACGTGCACGTCATCGAAGCCGAGGGTCAAGCTCGACAGAGGGTGGAAGAGCTGCTGGCAATGCCAACCGACCTGACAGCCAGACCGAGTCAAGTTGTGTTCTCGGAGGGGATGGCTGTGGCGGACTTCAGAGATGATGTGGCCAGGGCAGGGTGTGTACAAGTACAACACACAGGGAGAGTTGATGCATCCAAATGTGTAGTTAAAAGAAAACCAGCCGTTGTTGCGTTTTCAAGCATCGCTCTACTCTATACGATTGGGAAAAACGGGCATCGTTGTTCTGTCGATAAAGATGATGTCACAGCCACCCTGACGGACCCCTTGGGCCAAGCGATACCAACACAGCTACAGGAGACAGGCATGGGATTGTGGGAAATCTCCTACACACCTGAGGTCACAGGAAACCATAAGTTAGAGGTCAAGATCAATGGCCGGTCTTTGACAATGTACCCGTATGACGTCAGAGTGCAGAGTAGTCACGCCCCAGTTGTAACCATTGGAACATGGGGGCTTTGCAATCCAACAGATATAGCAGTGAGCATCAATGGTGAAATTGCAGTGGTGGAGGCAGGGTTGCGACGAATTAAGACATTCAACACAAATGGTGATTCTTGTCGGTGTTTCCTAGTAGATGGTAAGTGCCCATGGGGTATTGATATTGACTCCAATAGACAGTTTGTTGTGACATTCCTTAGCACTGGCCAAGCGATCAGGGTATACTCACATGATACAATACTTTTCAAGACCTTAAGACTTGACTGTTTACGGAATCCGACTGGAGTTGCAGTTCTGAAGGACGGCCGCATGGTGGTGGCGGACAAGCAGCAGAAGTCATGTCTCCTCCTGAAGCCTGATGGGAGCTTCATCCGGGAGATTGGCAAGGGGCAGTTACAGTACCCATGGTTCATAGCAGTGGATGAGTCACGTGATCGGTTCTATGTAACCGATTGCCGGGCTCATAAAGTGTTTGTGTTTGACCTTGAGGGAAAGCTGAAGTTCAGTTTTGGTAAACAGGGTCAGAATGAGGGAGAGCTCGAATGCCCAACAGGGATAAGAGTAGATCcggcaggtaacatcattgtaATAAACCGTGATAACGGCCATCTGCAGGTATTTGACCCTGACGGCATGTACCAGAGAACTGTGGCCACAGTGAAGAGAGGATGCCACCAGGGAATTGCGCTGACACCTGATGGATACCTAGCTGTTGTGTGTTCTCATCGCCAATGGGGCTGTATCGAATTGTATAGGTACAAGTAG